A genomic window from Providencia alcalifaciens includes:
- a CDS encoding SPOR domain-containing protein — protein MIATHRHCFLTLLLMGISLLLCRPALSSISPTSLEQIHDLGVQSINGDGVPVDLAKGRYYIQQSALQGYPLGQYHLGILFFTGEGGPQNSACATWWLGKAIAANNEVRERAQQALNDIQEDITVTTEMVDEQRCQQYSYNLISLPIAKPVHAEPQVNAIELSEKGNHALLETLKSRPPHRIYTTLRLLQNKLTKMLQPIAQHRERLMLAAAHKARIQQQTIPAENKTVSDEPTEVVITLVLPPSKQKSKTEQVESMPIDMPSKPIEVTLPVKKNASTHTNLGGDIRAASPRHYTLQLGSAGSAEGLYERARRHKLSNYLVYETIRNGQQWYVLVYGEYPTMSAAKQALITLPRGIQKDKPWIRSLKQVQSELH, from the coding sequence ATGATAGCCACTCACCGTCACTGTTTTTTAACATTATTGCTAATGGGAATTTCGCTCCTATTGTGCCGCCCTGCACTTTCATCAATATCGCCAACGTCCTTAGAGCAAATTCACGACCTTGGCGTACAATCCATCAATGGAGATGGTGTCCCTGTAGACCTCGCCAAAGGGCGTTACTATATTCAGCAATCCGCTTTGCAGGGCTATCCCCTCGGTCAATACCATTTGGGGATTCTATTTTTCACTGGTGAAGGTGGACCTCAAAACTCAGCCTGCGCAACGTGGTGGCTGGGAAAAGCCATCGCTGCGAATAATGAAGTACGTGAAAGAGCTCAACAGGCGTTGAATGACATTCAGGAAGATATCACTGTCACAACAGAAATGGTTGATGAGCAACGTTGCCAGCAATATTCCTACAACTTAATCAGTTTACCTATTGCCAAGCCCGTTCACGCTGAACCGCAAGTTAACGCTATCGAACTCTCCGAAAAGGGAAATCATGCGCTATTGGAGACATTAAAAAGCCGCCCACCGCACCGGATTTATACCACATTGCGCCTACTGCAAAATAAGCTGACTAAAATGTTGCAGCCTATTGCCCAGCACCGTGAACGCTTGATGCTAGCCGCTGCACATAAAGCTCGTATTCAGCAACAAACTATACCAGCAGAGAACAAAACCGTTTCTGACGAACCGACTGAAGTGGTCATTACCCTTGTATTACCACCGTCAAAACAAAAAAGTAAAACTGAACAGGTAGAATCGATGCCAATCGACATGCCTAGCAAACCGATAGAAGTGACGCTCCCCGTAAAGAAAAACGCCTCTACGCATACTAATTTAGGCGGCGATATTCGCGCTGCTTCACCTCGCCATTACACATTACAATTAGGCAGTGCGGGCAGCGCTGAAGGGCTTTATGAGCGAGCTCGTCGACATAAATTGAGCAATTATTTGGTGTATGAGACCATCAGGAATGGTCAACAATGGTATGTTTTGGTGTATGGA